The genomic DNA GTGCTGCGCAGGCTGCAGTCCGCCGTCGCGGAGGCCTACGCGGCGGGGTATCTGGGCAGCGACGTCATGGGTTCGGGCTTCGGGCTCGACCTGATCGTGCACGCGGGGGCCGGCGCCTACATCTGCGGTGAGGAGACCGCGCTGCTCGACTCCCTGGAGGGCCGGCGCGGTCAGCCTCGGCTGCGGCCGCCGTTCCCTGCCGTCGCAGGCCTCTACGCGTGCCCGACGGTGGTCAACAACGTCGAGTCGATCGCCAGCGTCCCAGCGGTGGTGTCCGGCGGCGTCGACTGGTTCAAGTCGATGGGGTCGGAGAAGTCACCGGGCTTCACGCTCTACTCGCTGTCCGGTCACGTCACCCGTCCCGGTCAGTACGAGGCGCCGCTGGGCATCACGCTGCGCGAGCTGCTCGAGTACGCCGGCGGGGTGCGGGCCGGGCACGAGCTGAAGTTCTGGACCCCAGGCGGATCCTCCACGCCGTTGCTGACGGCCGAACACCTGGACGTGCCACTGGATTACGAGAACGTGGCCAAGGCGGGTTCCATGCTTGGCACCAAGGCGTTGCAGATCTTCGACGAGACGACGTGCGTGGTGCGTGCGGTGCGGCGGTGGACGCAGTTCTACGCCCACGAGTCGTGCGGCAAGTGCACGCCGTGCCGCGAGGGCACGTACTGGCTGGCGCAGATATACGCGCGGCTCGAGGCTGGGCAAGGCAGCGAGGCGGACATCGACAAACTGCTCGACGTCTCCGACGCCATCCTCGGTAAGTCGTTCTGCGCGCTCGGCGACGGCGCGGCGAGCCCGATCCTGTCGTCCGTCAAGTACTTCCGCGACGAGTACCTCGCACACCTCGACGGCGGGTGCCCGTTCGACCCTCTTGCATCCATGCTCGCAGCGCCGGAAGGGGTTGGCGTATGACGACTGCCGAGGACAAGACCGGGAACGAGTCCCGCACGACGCCGGCCCCGGCCGAGGTCGAGATGGTCTCGCTCACCATCGACGACCATCGGATCAGCGTGCCGAAGGGCACTCTGGTGATCCGTGCCGCGGAGCTGATGGGCATCCAGATCCCCCGGTTCTGCGACCACCCGCTGCTCGACCCCGTCGGCGCCTGCCGTCAGTGCCTGGTCGAGGTGGAGGGACAGCGCAAACCGCTCGCGTCCTGCACCACCACCGCCACGCCCGACATGGTGGTGCGCACACAGCTCACCTCGGAGGTCGCCGACAAGGCGCAGCACGGCGTGATGGAACTGCTGCTGATCAATCATCCGCTGGACTGCCCGGTGTGCGACAAGGGCGGCGAGTGCCCATTGCAGAACCAGGCGATGTCCAACGGCCGGGCCGACTCCCGCTTCACCGACGTCAAGCGGACCTACCCGAAACCCATCAATCTGTCGTCGCAGGTGCTGCTCGACCGCGAACGGTGCGTGCTGTGCGCGAGGTGCACCCGGTTCTCCAATCAGATCGCGGGCGATCCGTTCATCGAACTGATCGAGCGCGGCGCGTTGCAGCAGGTCGGGATCGCGGCCGGAGAGCCGTTCGATTCGTACTTCTCCGGCAACACCGTGCAGATCTGTCCCGTTGGCGCGCTGACCGGGACCGCCTACCGCTTCCGGGCCCGACCGTTCGACCTGGTGTCGTCGGCCAGCGTGTGCGAGCACTGCGCTTCTGGATGCGCCCAGCGCACCGATCACCGGCGCGGAAAGGTGTTGCGCCGCCTCGCTGGTGACGACCCCGAGGTCAACGAGGAGTGGAACTGCGACAAGGGTCGCTGGGCGTTCACTTACGCCAGGCAGGGCGACCGGATCACCACCCCGTTGATCCGCACGCCCGACGGCACCCACCGCCCGGCGTCGTGGTCGGAGGCCGTCGCTGTTGCGGTTCGTGGTCTGACGTCGGCGGCCGTCCGCACCGGCGTCCTGGTCGGGGGCCGCGCGACGCTCGAGGACGCCTACGCCTACGCCAAGTTCGCGCGAATCGTGCTCGGCACCAACGACGTCGACTTCCGCAGCCGCGCCCATTCGGAGGAGGAGGCGCGCTTCCTGGCCGCGGCCGTGGCGGGCCGCTCGATGGCGGTGACGTACGCCGATCTGGAGGCCGCGCCCGCCGTGCTGCTCGTCGGGTTCGAGCCCGAGGAGGAGTCGCCGATCGTCTTCCTGCGGTTGCGCAAGGCCGTGCGCAAGCGTGGCCTTGCCGTCACCGCCGTCGCGCCGTTCGCCAGCCGGGGTTTGGCCAAGCTGGGCGGAACGCTCGTCAGCACCCCGCCCGGCGGGGAGGCCGACGCGCTCGACGCGCTGGCCGCCGACGTCGCGCCCGGAACGATCGTGCTGGTCGGCGAGCGGCTCGCATGCTCGCCCGGCGCCTACTCCGCGGTGCTTCGACTCGCTCAAGCCGCGGACGCCCGGGTGGGGTGGGTGCCACGTCGCGCGGGTGACCGCGGCGCACTGGAGGCCGGGGCGATGCCCAATCTCCTGCCTGGCGGCCGCCCGGTCGAAGACGCCCGCGCCCGCGCCGAGGTGGCCGCGGCATGGCACGTCGACGAATTGCCCTCAGAGGCCGGGCGAGACACGTCGGCGATACTGGCCGCTGCACTCGATGGGTCCCTCGACGCACTGCTCGTCGGCGGCGTCGAACTCGCCGACCTGCCCGATCCGGAGGCAGCGCGCCTCGCGTTGGACGCCGCACGGTTCGTCGTCAGCCTGGAACTGCGGCACAGCGACGTAACCGAGCGCGCCGACGTCGTGTTCCCCGTGGCACCCGTCGCCGAGAAGGCCGGTTCGTTTGTCAACTGGGAGGGCAGGCTGCGGCCCTTCGAGCCCGCGCTGCCGCCCGAGGCCACCGCCGACATGCGCGTCCTGGCGGCACTCGCCGACGAGGTGGGCATCGACCTGACCCTGCGCGACGCCGCGGGCACCCGCGCCGAGATCATGCGACTCGGCGCCTGGGACGGATCGACGGCGGAGGCTCCCGACGTCGCGCCGCAGGCGCCAGTGCTGCCACCGGTGGGCACCGCGGTGCTCACCGGATGGCGCATGCTGCTCGGTACCGGGGCCGTCCACGGTCGGCTCCAGGACGGCGAGCCGCATCTGGCCGGAACGGCCCGGCCGGCCGTCGCGCGGCTGTCACCGGCCAGCGCCGAAGCCATCGGTGCGCTCGATGGCGATCCGGTGGTCGTGGCGGGCGCAGTCACGCTCCCCCTGGAGATCACCGCGATGCCCGACGGCGTCGTGTGGGCGCCGCTTGGACTCGTTGCAGCGCAACCCGGTTCGGTCGTCGGCATCACCCGGGCAGGTGACCCGTCGTGACCTACCCCGACCTCTCGTCGTTCGGACGCGACCCCTGGTGGCTGGTGCTCGCCAAGGCGCTGGGCATCTTCGTTTTCTGCGTGCTGACGGTGCTGGTCGCGATCCTCGTCGAGCGAAAAGTTCTGGGCCGCATGCAGATGCGGTACGGACCGAACCGCGTCGGTCCGTTCGGCCTGCTGCAGAGCCTTGCCGACGGGGTCAAGCTCGCCCTCAAGGAGGGGCTGGTCCCAGCCGGCGTCGACAAGCCGATCTACCTGCTGGCACCCGTCATCTCGGTGGTCCCGGCGATCATGGCGTTCGCGGTCATCCCGATGGGCGGCATGGTCAGCGTCTTCGGTCACCAGACCCCACTGCAGCTGACGGACCTGCCCGTCGCCGTGCTCTACGTGCTGGCGGTCACGTCGATCGGGGTCTACGGAATCGTGTTGGCCGGATGGGCATCCGGTTCGACCTACCCCCTGCTCGGCGGGCTCCGCTCCAGCGCTCAGGTGGTGTCCTACGAGATCGCCATGGCGCTGTCGTTCGCCGCGGTGTTCCTCTACTCAGGCACGATGTCGACCTCGGAGATCGTCGCCGGGCAGCGCGACCTGTGGTACGTCTTCCTGCTGCTGCCGTCGTTCCTGATCTACGTGACTTCGATGGTCGGCGAGACGAACCGCGCGCCGTTCGACCTGCCCGAGGCCGAGGGCGAGCTGGTCGGCGGCTTCCACACCGAGTACTCGTCGCTGAAGTTCGCGATGTTCATGCTGGCCGAGTACGTCAACATGACGACGGTGTCGGCGCTGGCCGCCACGTTGTTCCTCGGCGGATGGCAGGCACCGTGGCCGATCAGCCTGATCGACGGCGCGAACACCGGCTGGTGGCCGCTGCTGTGGTTCGTGGCGAAGGTCTGGATGTTCCTGTTCTTCTTCATGTGGCTGCGGGCCACGCTGCCACGGATGCGCTACGACCAGTTCATGAATCTGGGCTGGAAGGTCCTGATCCCCATCTCGCTGGTGTGGATCATGACCGTCGCGATCGTGCGCACGTTGCGCGCCGAGGGGTACGACGGGCTCGCGGTCTTCCTCGTCATCGCGAGCGCGGTGGTGGGCGTCGGCCTGCTCGCCTACCTCGGAAAGCGCATGCGCCGCAGGCGGATCCGGCTCGACCCCGGCCCCGCTCCCGACTCGGGTTCGTTCCCGACTCCCCCGATCCCCAGCAAGGAGGTCACCCGTGCCTAGCAAACCGAACTTCATCGACGCGGTCGCCGGTTTCGGCGTCACGTTCAAGGCGATGTTCCAAAAGCCGATCACCGAGGAGTATCCGGAGAAGCCGGGTCCGACCGCAACGCACTATCACGGTCGCCACCAACTCAACCGATACGAGGACGGGTTGGAGAAGTGCATCGGCTGCGAGCTGTGTGCTTGGGCCTGCCCGGCCGACGCGATCTTCGTCGAGGGCGCCGACAACACCGAGGCGGAACGCTTCTCCCCGGGTGAGCGGTACGGCCGCGTCTATCAGATCAACTACCTGCGGTGCATCGGCTGCGGCCTGTGCATCGAGGCCTGCCCCACCCGGGCGCTGACGATGACCAACGACTACGAGATGGCCGACGACAACCGGTCCGACCTCATCTACGGCAAGGACAAGCTGCTGGCCCCGCTGCAGCCGGACATGACACCACCGCCGCACGGGATGGCCGAGGGCAGCACCGACGAGGACTACTACCGCGGCAACGTCACCGCCGACGGGCTCGCCACACCGAGGGAACCCGTGCTGTGACGGCGGAACTCGTCCTCGCCGCCGACGCCGCGTTCCGCACGTCCACCGGTGAGGCGGTGCTGTTCTACGCCTTCGGCACACTGGCCGTCATAGCCGCGGTCGCGATGGTCGCCGCGCCGCGGGCCGTGTACTCGGCGATCTTCCTCGCGTGCACCATGATCATCCTGGCAGTGCTGTACATCGCCCAGGGCGCGATCTTCCTCGGCGTGGTGCAGATCGTGGTGTACACCGGCGCGGTGATGATGCTGTTCCTGTTCGTCCTCATGCTCATCGGGGTCGACTCGGCGGACTCACTCGCCGAGACCATCCGCGGCCAGCGGGTGGCCGCGATCGTCTCGGGCGTCGCGTTCGGACTGCTGCTGATCGCCGGTGTCGGCAACGCGTCGGCGGGCGGATTCACCGGCCTGGCCGAGGCCAATGCCGGCGGGAACGTCGAGGGCCTCGCCGCGCTGATCTTCGTCCGCTACCTGTGGGCGTTCGAACTCACTAGCGCGCTGCTCATCACGGCGGCACTCGGCGCGATGGTGCTCGCGCACCGGGAACGGATCGGCCGCCGGAAGACGCAGCGCGAGATGGCCATCGAACGGTTCTCCGCGGGCAGTCACCCGACGCCCATGCCCAACCCGGGGGTCTACGCCAGGCACAACGCCGTCGACATCTCGGCCCGGCTGCCCGACGGGTCCGACTCCGAACTGTCCGTCAGCGCCATCCTGACGCCCAGGAGCGGGACGTGAATCCCACCAACTACCTGTACCTGTCGGTGCTGTTGTTCACCATCGGGGCGGCCGGAGTGCTGTTGCGCCGCAACGCGATCGTCATGTTCATGTGCGTCGAGCTGATGCTGAACGCCGCGAACCTGGCGTTCGTGACGTTCAGCCGCATGCACGGCCACCTCGACGGCCAGGTGGTCGCGTTCTTCACGATGGTGGTCGCCGCCTGCGAGGTCGTCGTCGGGCTGGCGATCATCATGGCCATCTTCCGCGCCAGACGGTCGGCCGAGGTCGACTCCGCGAACCTGTTGAGGCACTAGTGACACTTCCGGTGTGGCTGCTGATCGCGCTACCGCTGGCCGGTGCGGTGGTGTTGTTGCTCGGCGGGCGGGCGACCAACGCCTGGGGGCATCTGCTGGGCACGGCCACCGCCGTCGCGTCGTTCGCGGTGGGGGTGGTGCTGTTCGTCGACCTGCTGGGCCGCGGCGCCGAGGACCGCGCGATGCACCAGACCCTGTTCTCCTGGCTCCCGGTCGGCGAACTCCGGGTGGACTTCGGGCTGCAACTGGATCAGCTGTCGATCTGCTTCGTGTTGCTGATCACCGGCGTCGGCTCGCTCATCCACGTGTACTCCATCGGCTACATGGCCCACGACCCGGAGCGCAGGCGCTTCTTCGCCTACCTGAACCTGTTCGTGGCGGCCATGTTGCTGCTCGTGCTCGCCGACAACTACCTCGGCCTCTACGTCGGGTGGGAGGGCGTCGGCCTGGCGTCGTACCTGCTGATCGGGTTCTGGTCGCACAAGCCATCGGCGGCGACTGCCGCCAAGAAGGCGTTCGTGGTCAACCGCGTCGGCGACATCGGCCTCGCGCTGGCGCTCATGGTGATGTTCGCCCAACTCGGAACCGTTTCCTACGCAGGCGTGTTCGACGCCGCCGGGCAGTTGTCCCCGGGCGCACTCAATGCCATCGGACTGCTCCTGCTGCTCGCGGCATGCGGCAAGTCCGCGCAGGTGCCGCTGCAGTCGTGGCTGGGCGACGCGATGGAGGGCCCGACACCCGTCTCCGCGCTGATCCACGCCGCCACCATGGTCACGGCGGGCGTGTACCTGATCGTGCGGTCCGGGCCGGTGTACGACCTGGCGCCCGCGGCCCGCACCGGCGTCGTGGTGGTCGGCGCGGTCACACTGCTGTTCGGTGCGATCATCGGGTGCGCGAAGGACGACATCAAGAAGGCGCTCGCCGCGTCGACGATGTCGCAGATCGGGTACATGGTGCTCGCCGCGGGCCTCGGCCCGGCCGGCTATGCGATCGCGATCATGCACCTGCTCACCCACGGCTTCTTCAAGGCCGGGCTGTTCCTCGGCGCGGGCTCGGTCATGCACGGCATGAACGACGAGACCGACATGCGCCGCTATGGCGGGCTCCGCAAGTACATGCCAATCACGTTCGTGACGTTCGGACTCGGCTACCTCGCGATCATCGGAGTGCCACCGCTGTCGGGCTTCTTCTCCAAGGACCCCATCATCGAGACCGCCTTCGGTGGAGGCGGTCTCAAGGGCATCCTGCTCGGCGGTGCCGCGCTACTCGGCGCGGGCATCACGGCGTTCTACATGACGCGGGTCATGCTGATGACGTTCTTCGGCGAAAGGCGTTGGCAACCCAACAGTCACCCCCACGAGTCGCCGGCCACGATGACGTTGCCGATGATCGTGCTCGCGGTGGGCTCGGTCGGCGCCGGCGCGCTGCTGGCGATCGGCGGCACGCTCGAGCACTGGCTCGAGCCGGTCGTCGGCGCGCACGAGGCGCACCACGTCGTCCCCGCATGGGTGATGACGGTGATCACCATGTCGGTCATCGCCGTCGGGGTCCTCGTCGCCTACCGGATGTACGGCAGGCGACCGGTGCTCGAGACAGCCCCCGACGACGTCTCCGCCCTGACCGTGGCCGCCCGTCGGGATCTGTACGGCGACGCCGCCAACGAGGAATTCCTGATGCGGCCCGGCCAGATGCTCACCGCCGGTCTCGTCGAGATCGACGACGAGGGCATCGACGGGGTGTCCCGCGGCGTGGGCGCCGTCGTCGGCGGTTCCTCGCTGGGCCTCGGGCGACTGCAGACGGGCTTCGCCCGCAGTTACGCGCTGTCCATGCTGGGCGGGGCTGCCGTCGTGGTCGCGGCCGTCCTGGCGGCGAGGGTCTGGTGACGACTATGCCGTGGTTGACGATCCTGTGGGCGGTGCCGATGGTCGGTGCCGCCCTGGTGATGCTGCTGCCGTCGGGCGCACGCCATCTCGCGAAGTACGCTGCGCTGGCGGTGTCACTGGTGGTGCTGGCCGTGACCGTGCTGCTGGCCATGAGTTTCCAGCCCGGCGGCCCGCGGTACCAGTTCGTCGAGGACCACGACTGGATCCCGTCGTTCGGCACGGGGTACATCCTTGGCATCGACGGCATCGCGCTGGCCCTGGTGGTGCTGACCGCGGTCCTGGTCCCGGTGCTGATCGTCGCCGGCTGGAATGACGCGACCGACCACGCCCGTTCGGTACACGCCTACATGGCCTTGACGCTGGCGGTCGAGGGCATGGTGCTGATCTCGCTGACGGCGCTGGACGTGCTGCTGTTCTACGTCTTCTTCGAGGCGATGCTGATTCCGATGTACTTCCTCATCGGCGGCTTCGGCGGGCAGGAGAAGAGCAAGGCCGCGGTGAAGTTCCTGCTGTACAACCTCTTCGGCGGTCTGATCATGCTGGCCGCCGTCATCGGGCTGTACGTGGCCACCGCGGGCAGCGACGCGTTCGCCTCTGGCACGTTCGACTTCCGCGCCATCGTCGACGCGATGTCCAGCGGTGCGCTCGACGTCGATCCGGCGGTGCTCAACGCCCTGTTCCTCGGGTTCATGTTCGCGTTCGCGATCAAGGCGCCGCTGTGGCCGTTCCACCGGTGGCTGCCCGACGCGGCGGTGGAGTCGACACCCGCGACCGCGGTGCTCATGATGGCGGTGGTCGACAAGGTCGGGACATTCGGCATGCTGCGGTACTGCCTGCAGTTGTTCCCCGACGCGTCGATGACGTTCCGTCCATTGGTGATCACGCTCGCGGTGATCGGCATCGTCTACGGCGCGATCGTGGCGATCGGGCAGACCGACGTCATGCGGCTGATCGCGTACACGTCGATATCCCACTTCGGGTTCATCATCCTGGGCATCTTCGTGATGACCAGCCAGGGGCAGTCGGGCTCGACGCTCTACATGGTCAACCACGGCATCTCGACCGCGGCGCTGTTCCTCATCGCCGGTTTCCTGGTGTCACGCAGGGGCACTCGCGCCATCGCGGCGTACGGCGGCGTCCAGAAAGTGGCGCCGGTGCTGGCCGGCACGTTCCTCGTCGCCGGTCTCGCAACGCTGTCGCTACCGGGTCTCGCCCCGTTCGTCAGCGAATTCCTGGTGCTGATCGGGACGTTCACGGTCTACCCGGTATTCGCGGTGTTCGCCGCACTGGCCCTGGTGCTCTCCGCGATCTACGTGCTGTGGGCCTATCAGCGGATGATGACGGGGCCGGTCACCGTCGGCAACGAGGCCATACCCGACCTGGTGCCGCGGGAACTGCTGGTGATCACGCCCTTGATCGCGATCCTGTTGGTGCTGGGGGTCTATCCGAAGCCCGCGCTGGACGTGATCGACCCGGCCGTGGGCCATACGCTGACCACCATCGGCCAGCAGGATCCGGCACCGCGCGTGGCGCAGGAAGGACCCGCTCGATGAACCTCGTGCCGCCGACGGTCGAATACGAACTGCTCTCGCCGCTACTGATCGTGCTGGGCGCGGCGATCGTCGGCGTGTTGATCGAAGCCTTCGTACCGCGCCGGGGCCGCTACCCGGCGCAGCTGACGGTCGCGGTGGCCGCCCAGGCGGCGGCACTGGCCGCCGTGGTCAAGGTGTGGCTGGACCTCGGCGACTCGGTCGGCAGGACCGCGGTGATGGGCTCGGTCGCGATCGACAGGCCCGCACTGTTCCTGCAGGGCACCCTCCTGGTGATCGGAATCCTCGGCACGCTGCTGATCGCCGAGCGCCGCATCGCCTCCGAGGTCGACGCGGACGACGGCGCGGCCGGGCTCGACGCGTTCACCCCGCAGGCATCGGCGGTGCCGGGCAGCGTCGCCGAGATTCAGGCCACCAAAGCCGGTGTCGCACAGACCGAGATCTTCCCGCTGACCATGTTCGCCCTCGGCGGCATGCTGCTCTTCGGCGCCTCAGAAGACCTCCTCACCATGTTCGTCGCGCTCGAGGTGCTGTCGCTGCCGCTCTACCTGATGTGCGGTCTGGCCCGGCACCGCAGGCTGCTGTCGCAGGAGGCCGCCCTCAAGTACTTCCTGCTCGGCGCATTCTCGTCGGCGTTCTTCCTGTACGGCATCGCCATGCTCTACGGCTACTCCGGCGAGCTGAGCCTCGCCGGGATCGGCGACGCGGTCGAGGCAGGTACGGGCGACACCACGATGGCCCTCGTCGGCGTCGCGCTGCTTGCGGTCGGCGTCCTGTTCAAAGTCGGTGCGGTGCCCTTCCATTCGTGGATCCCCGACGTCTACCAGGGAGCGCCGACGCCGGTCACCGCCTTCATGGCCGCGGCCACCAAGATCGCCGCGTTCGGCGCGACGCTGCGCATCTTCTACGTGGCGCTGCCCGGGCTGGCCGACGACTGGCGCCCCCTGATGTGGGCGGTCGCGATCCTGACGATGGTGGTGGGCACCATCACCGCGGTGTCGCAGAGCAACGTCAAGCGCATGCTGGCGTACTCGTCGGTCGCGCACGCCGGCTTCATCCTCACCGGCGTCGTCGCGCTCAACGAGAGCGGGCTGTCGGCGACGCTGTTCTACCTCGCCGCATACGGTTTCAGCACGCTGGGGGCATTCGCCGTGGTGAGCGTGGTGCGCAACGCGGCCGGTGAGGAGGAGACCGACATGTCCCGGTGGGCGGGTCTGGGGCGCAGGCATCCGCTGGTGGGCGTGGTCTTCGCACTGTTCCTGCTCGCGTTCGCGGGCATCCCGTTGACCAGTGGCTTCGTCAGCAAGTTCGCGGTGTTCAAGGCGGCGGCCGAGGGCGGCGCGTCGGCACTCGTGATCGTCGGCGTGTGCGCCAGCGCGGTCGCCGCGTACTTCTACGTCCGCGTGATCGTGCTGATGTTCTTCACCGACCCGCCCGACGACGCGCCGACGGTGGTGGTGCCGAGTTCGCTGAGCATGGCCGCGGTCGTCGTATCAGCGGCGATCACCCTGGCCCTCGGCGCGCTCCCCCAGCCGCTGCTCGACCTGGCCAACGACGCGAGTCAGTTCGTGCGCTAGCGTGCCCGCCATGAGCGAACTGGTGCTCGTCGCCGACCACGAGCACGTCCGGGTACTGACGCTCAACCGGCCCGAGTCGCGAAACGCGCTGAACCGCGCTCTGATTCGCGCGCTGTACGCCGCACTTCGGACCGCCGACGCCGACGACGCCGTGCGGGCCGTCGTGCTCACCGGCACCGATCCGGCATTCTGCGCGGGCATCGACTTGAAGGAGGCCGCGCGCGACGGCCTCGAGTACTTCGAGGAGTTCAAGACCCAGAGTTGCATCGCGGCCGTGGCCCAGATGACGACGCCCATCGTCGGTGCGGTCAACGGCGCGACCTTCACCGGTGGCCTGGAGCTGGCGCTGGGCTGCGACTTCCTGATCGCCTCCGACCGCGCAGTGTTCGCCGACACCCACGCGCGGGTGGGCATCCTGCCCGGTGGCGGCATGACGGCCCGGCTCCCGCAGGTGGTCGGCGCGGCGATGGCACGCCGGCTGTCCATGACCGGCGAGGTGGTCGACGCCGCACGCGCCGAGCACATCGGGCTCGTCACCGAGGTGGTTCCGCACGATCGATTGCTCGCTCGAGCGATCGAACTCGCGAACCGGATCGCCGAGGTGCCACGTCCGACCATGCTGGGGCTCAAGGAGATCTACGTCCGCGGCGCCGCCACCGTCACGCAACCCGCACTGGCCGCCGAAGACGACATCGCCGGTGCACACGACTACGACCTCGCGGGACTGGATCAACGCCGCCGCGACGTCGTCGCCAACAACAAGGCCCAGATCGACCCGAAGGCGGCACCGTGACCATCGACGCAGACCTCGTCGTCATCGGATTCGGCAAGGGCGGCAAGACGCTCGCGGCCACGCTCGGCAAGCAGGGCAAGCGCGTCGTGATGATCGAACGCTCCGCCGCGATGTACGGCGGCACGTGCATCAACATCGGCTGCGTTCCCACCAAGTCGATGGTCTTCCAGGCCGAGGAAGTGTCGGTGCACCCACCGGAACCCTCGGTGTACACCAACGCGATCCGCGCCACCGCCGACCTGACCTCCGGGATGCGCGGCGAGAACTTCGCGATGCTGGACACCATTCCCAGCGTCGACGTGCTCACGGGCACCGCATCGTTCGTCGATCCGCACACCGTGACCGTCGACACCGCCGACGGCATCGTGACCGTAATCGGTCGCACCATCGTGATCGGGACGGGATCGGAGCCGACCTGGCCCGACGTCCCCGGCCTGCGCGACAACCCGCGTGCCGTGACGAGCACCGACCTGCTGTCGACCGAGGACCTGCCCGCACGCCTGGTGGTGCTCGGCGGCGGCTACGTGGGTCTGGAGTTCGCGGCGATGTACGCGGCATACGGCGCCGAGGTGACCGTGCTGGAACGTCACGACGCGGTCCTGACTCGCGAGGACGACGACATCGCCTCGTGCGCAACCGAACTACTCGCCGAGGCCGGTGTCCACGTCGTGACGTCGGCGCAGGTGACGGCGGTCGATGGCGGGACCGTGCACTACGAGGTGGGCGGTGCGCCGACGAGCGTCGACGCCGACCTGATCCTGGTGGCGCTGGGTCGGCATCCCGTCACCGCGGATCTCGGTCTGGCCAACGCCGGCGTGGCCACCCGTCCCGACGGCTCGATCGAGGTCGACGAGCACCTGCGCACCAACGTGGCGCACGTGTTCGCGGTCGGTGACGTCAACGGTGGCCCGCA from Mycolicibacterium arabiense includes the following:
- the nuoF gene encoding NADH-quinone oxidoreductase subunit NuoF; amino-acid sequence: MTLAPVLSRYWDEPSSWTLESYRRHNGYQGLGKALAMTPDEVIALVKESGLRGRGGAGFPTGQKWSFIPQGDDGPGAKPKYLVINADESEPGTCKDMPLMMANPHVLVEGAIIAAYAIRARHAFIYLRGEVVPVLRRLQSAVAEAYAAGYLGSDVMGSGFGLDLIVHAGAGAYICGEETALLDSLEGRRGQPRLRPPFPAVAGLYACPTVVNNVESIASVPAVVSGGVDWFKSMGSEKSPGFTLYSLSGHVTRPGQYEAPLGITLRELLEYAGGVRAGHELKFWTPGGSSTPLLTAEHLDVPLDYENVAKAGSMLGTKALQIFDETTCVVRAVRRWTQFYAHESCGKCTPCREGTYWLAQIYARLEAGQGSEADIDKLLDVSDAILGKSFCALGDGAASPILSSVKYFRDEYLAHLDGGCPFDPLASMLAAPEGVGV
- a CDS encoding NADH-quinone oxidoreductase subunit G, which translates into the protein MTTAEDKTGNESRTTPAPAEVEMVSLTIDDHRISVPKGTLVIRAAELMGIQIPRFCDHPLLDPVGACRQCLVEVEGQRKPLASCTTTATPDMVVRTQLTSEVADKAQHGVMELLLINHPLDCPVCDKGGECPLQNQAMSNGRADSRFTDVKRTYPKPINLSSQVLLDRERCVLCARCTRFSNQIAGDPFIELIERGALQQVGIAAGEPFDSYFSGNTVQICPVGALTGTAYRFRARPFDLVSSASVCEHCASGCAQRTDHRRGKVLRRLAGDDPEVNEEWNCDKGRWAFTYARQGDRITTPLIRTPDGTHRPASWSEAVAVAVRGLTSAAVRTGVLVGGRATLEDAYAYAKFARIVLGTNDVDFRSRAHSEEEARFLAAAVAGRSMAVTYADLEAAPAVLLVGFEPEEESPIVFLRLRKAVRKRGLAVTAVAPFASRGLAKLGGTLVSTPPGGEADALDALAADVAPGTIVLVGERLACSPGAYSAVLRLAQAADARVGWVPRRAGDRGALEAGAMPNLLPGGRPVEDARARAEVAAAWHVDELPSEAGRDTSAILAAALDGSLDALLVGGVELADLPDPEAARLALDAARFVVSLELRHSDVTERADVVFPVAPVAEKAGSFVNWEGRLRPFEPALPPEATADMRVLAALADEVGIDLTLRDAAGTRAEIMRLGAWDGSTAEAPDVAPQAPVLPPVGTAVLTGWRMLLGTGAVHGRLQDGEPHLAGTARPAVARLSPASAEAIGALDGDPVVVAGAVTLPLEITAMPDGVVWAPLGLVAAQPGSVVGITRAGDPS
- the nuoH gene encoding NADH-quinone oxidoreductase subunit NuoH, yielding MTYPDLSSFGRDPWWLVLAKALGIFVFCVLTVLVAILVERKVLGRMQMRYGPNRVGPFGLLQSLADGVKLALKEGLVPAGVDKPIYLLAPVISVVPAIMAFAVIPMGGMVSVFGHQTPLQLTDLPVAVLYVLAVTSIGVYGIVLAGWASGSTYPLLGGLRSSAQVVSYEIAMALSFAAVFLYSGTMSTSEIVAGQRDLWYVFLLLPSFLIYVTSMVGETNRAPFDLPEAEGELVGGFHTEYSSLKFAMFMLAEYVNMTTVSALAATLFLGGWQAPWPISLIDGANTGWWPLLWFVAKVWMFLFFFMWLRATLPRMRYDQFMNLGWKVLIPISLVWIMTVAIVRTLRAEGYDGLAVFLVIASAVVGVGLLAYLGKRMRRRRIRLDPGPAPDSGSFPTPPIPSKEVTRA
- the nuoI gene encoding NADH-quinone oxidoreductase subunit NuoI, producing the protein MPSKPNFIDAVAGFGVTFKAMFQKPITEEYPEKPGPTATHYHGRHQLNRYEDGLEKCIGCELCAWACPADAIFVEGADNTEAERFSPGERYGRVYQINYLRCIGCGLCIEACPTRALTMTNDYEMADDNRSDLIYGKDKLLAPLQPDMTPPPHGMAEGSTDEDYYRGNVTADGLATPREPVL
- a CDS encoding NADH-quinone oxidoreductase subunit J, producing the protein MTAELVLAADAAFRTSTGEAVLFYAFGTLAVIAAVAMVAAPRAVYSAIFLACTMIILAVLYIAQGAIFLGVVQIVVYTGAVMMLFLFVLMLIGVDSADSLAETIRGQRVAAIVSGVAFGLLLIAGVGNASAGGFTGLAEANAGGNVEGLAALIFVRYLWAFELTSALLITAALGAMVLAHRERIGRRKTQREMAIERFSAGSHPTPMPNPGVYARHNAVDISARLPDGSDSELSVSAILTPRSGT
- the nuoK gene encoding NADH-quinone oxidoreductase subunit NuoK, which encodes MNPTNYLYLSVLLFTIGAAGVLLRRNAIVMFMCVELMLNAANLAFVTFSRMHGHLDGQVVAFFTMVVAACEVVVGLAIIMAIFRARRSAEVDSANLLRH
- the nuoL gene encoding NADH-quinone oxidoreductase subunit L, encoding MTLPVWLLIALPLAGAVVLLLGGRATNAWGHLLGTATAVASFAVGVVLFVDLLGRGAEDRAMHQTLFSWLPVGELRVDFGLQLDQLSICFVLLITGVGSLIHVYSIGYMAHDPERRRFFAYLNLFVAAMLLLVLADNYLGLYVGWEGVGLASYLLIGFWSHKPSAATAAKKAFVVNRVGDIGLALALMVMFAQLGTVSYAGVFDAAGQLSPGALNAIGLLLLLAACGKSAQVPLQSWLGDAMEGPTPVSALIHAATMVTAGVYLIVRSGPVYDLAPAARTGVVVVGAVTLLFGAIIGCAKDDIKKALAASTMSQIGYMVLAAGLGPAGYAIAIMHLLTHGFFKAGLFLGAGSVMHGMNDETDMRRYGGLRKYMPITFVTFGLGYLAIIGVPPLSGFFSKDPIIETAFGGGGLKGILLGGAALLGAGITAFYMTRVMLMTFFGERRWQPNSHPHESPATMTLPMIVLAVGSVGAGALLAIGGTLEHWLEPVVGAHEAHHVVPAWVMTVITMSVIAVGVLVAYRMYGRRPVLETAPDDVSALTVAARRDLYGDAANEEFLMRPGQMLTAGLVEIDDEGIDGVSRGVGAVVGGSSLGLGRLQTGFARSYALSMLGGAAVVVAAVLAARVW